In Dasypus novemcinctus isolate mDasNov1 chromosome 8, mDasNov1.1.hap2, whole genome shotgun sequence, the genomic stretch CCGGTGCTGGCTCGATTCGGCTCTGCTGACCTGcctccttctctggcttctcctcTCCTTTCCACTGCCTGCGctcaaatttcctctgcttaggATGACTTCAGCCATGTTGGTTTAAGACCCAGGCGGATTCACTTTGGCCTCCTCCAGATAGGACCTGGGAAGTTCCTGGTTACAAATGGCTTTGCGTCACAGGACCAGGGGGTAGGTCGCGAACATGCCTTCGTGGGAGGCATGATCCAGTCTACCCAGAATGGCCCTGGCATCAGCGTTACTTTGGTTTGCCTGCCAGCCTTGCCCCTTACTGGCTGTGTGAACCAGTTCTTCCTCAGATGTCCAATTTCTCCATCACCAAGGGGGGATGATGACACCAGCTTCTGCACGGTGGTGAGGAGTTCACGAGTTAATATCAAGAATGAACACGTATTAACTGTATCCCCCCTTTCCTTTACTGCCTCCCTGTAGTTGTAAAAACCACATTCTGTGATGACCAGTAAGTATGTCGGGTATTCACAGTACTTCAAGTAAAACAATAAAGATAGGCCATGATTTCGGTgttggggctggggtgggagttAGGGGGAATTAATTTCCTCATCTCCCCACAGCCCTTCCTTGGCTCTGCCTCCCTtggggagggtgggaggtggggcttGGTATCTTCTTCCCACACGTGTGGTTAATGACGTGCTGCAATGGTTAATGGCATCATCCAATCAGGAGGGAAAAAGATGGTGGTCAGAAGCAGGGGGAACCCAGGCTGGCTGCAGTTAACCACTGCCTAGATCAGCTGCCCTTTTGGAAATTGCTTGACTGCATTTATGGTCTTTAAGAATGATGGAATCTTCTCAGTGAAATCTATGTCATTCCGAGGTTGGGAGAGTAGAAACAAACTTTATCGGCCGGTTTTCCAGGGGCTGCCAAAAGAGGGCGGAGAGCTCCTTCTCGGAGAGGTTTTTAGTAACTCTCTCCCtcctctgcttcccctgccaGGTGGTTCCAGGCTGAGCGGCGGACCCTCCAGCACCATGCCGGAACAGAGCAACGATTACCGCGTGGCCGTGTTCGGGGCGGGCGGCGTGGGCAAGAGCTCGCTGGTGCTGAGGTTCGTGAAGGGCACGTTCCGGGAGAGCTACATCCCAACGGTGGAGGACACCTACCGGCAGGTGATCAGCTGCGATAAGAGCATCTGCACGCTGCAGATCACCGACACCACCGGCAGCCACCAGTTCCCGGCCATGCAGCGGCTGTCCATCTCCAAGGGCCACGCCTTCATCCTGGTGTACTCCATCACCAGCCGGCAGTCCCTGGAGGAGCTCAAGCCCATCTACGAGCAGATCTGCGAGATCAAGGGGGACGTGGAGAGCATCCCCATCATGCTGGTGGGCAACAAGTGCGACGAGAGCCCGAGCCGCGAGGTGGAGAGCGGCGAGGCCGAGGCCCTGGCCCGCAAGTGGAAGTGCGCCTTCATGGAGACCTCGGCCAAGCTCAACCACAACGTCAAGGAGCTCTTCCAGGAGCTGCTCAACCTGGAGAAGCGCAGGACCGTGAGCCTCCAGATCGACGGGAAGAAGAGCAAGCagcagaagaggaaagagaagctcaAAGGCAAATGCGTGGTCATGTGAGGGCCCCCTGCGGGAGGAGCCGCTGCCCGCTGGGCGGCCGCCTTTCCCCACTCCCCTGTGAAACCCACCGTCGTCTGGGTAGCATGTCAGATGCCCACCTATTCAAAATACCGCGTTTGGACAGAGACGTGCCCTGTCGCCCTTCGAGAGGTCATGTCACACCACCACCAACAGCCATCCCCTTCCCGGTCTGCCAGACTGTTCCGAGGGAAACCTAGAGGCTCGGGGTGGCAAGGGGCCGAGGAGATGCCAGAAATTTCTGCAGGCGTCATTCTCCATCAGGCGACGGCAGGGCTGGTCCAC encodes the following:
- the DIRAS2 gene encoding GTP-binding protein Di-Ras2 isoform X2; translation: MTSGSRLSGGPSSTMPEQSNDYRVAVFGAGGVGKSSLVLRFVKGTFRESYIPTVEDTYRQVISCDKSICTLQITDTTGSHQFPAMQRLSISKGHAFILVYSITSRQSLEELKPIYEQICEIKGDVESIPIMLVGNKCDESPSREVESGEAEALARKWKCAFMETSAKLNHNVKELFQELLNLEKRRTVSLQIDGKKSKQQKRKEKLKGKCVVM
- the DIRAS2 gene encoding GTP-binding protein Di-Ras2 isoform X1 encodes the protein MEAPETFKLEGGSRLSGGPSSTMPEQSNDYRVAVFGAGGVGKSSLVLRFVKGTFRESYIPTVEDTYRQVISCDKSICTLQITDTTGSHQFPAMQRLSISKGHAFILVYSITSRQSLEELKPIYEQICEIKGDVESIPIMLVGNKCDESPSREVESGEAEALARKWKCAFMETSAKLNHNVKELFQELLNLEKRRTVSLQIDGKKSKQQKRKEKLKGKCVVM
- the DIRAS2 gene encoding GTP-binding protein Di-Ras2 isoform X3 produces the protein MPEQSNDYRVAVFGAGGVGKSSLVLRFVKGTFRESYIPTVEDTYRQVISCDKSICTLQITDTTGSHQFPAMQRLSISKGHAFILVYSITSRQSLEELKPIYEQICEIKGDVESIPIMLVGNKCDESPSREVESGEAEALARKWKCAFMETSAKLNHNVKELFQELLNLEKRRTVSLQIDGKKSKQQKRKEKLKGKCVVM